The following DNA comes from Spirochaetaceae bacterium.
TTCTCAACTGATGACTATAAAACGACTTAAGAAGAATCCTGCCCTGGAACTTCGGGCTAAACGAAGCAGCTGGATTGTAGTCGGCTTCTTCTCGCAACTCCTTCAGCTTTCGCAATGTGGACGCAAAGCGTCTGACTTCTGCGGGAAAAATCGAAACCGACGAGCGGTTGCAGCGCTTGTACGCCATACTGTGCTCAAGCTCCCTGTACGCCGACATCCATGCGGCAGAAGTGCGCTGTGATGTCCCGATTAACATGTCCGCATTGGCACCGGAAAGACAATGAAACACCGCATAATAGGCCGTACTCACGGCTCTCCTCAGGTGAGCTTGTCGCGGTCTTCCTCCGGTGTCATGTTCCGTCAGAACCAACGCCGCGGTAAGCAGGTGTATGGGGTCTACGCCTGCCATATCCGTTCAGACAGTTCCTTAATGCGCCGGTCAAGATACTTCCTGTCTTTCGGTGTATACTTGACCTTGTCCAATCTATAGAGTACCAAGCAGTCGTCCTCGAACAAGTCGTCGACCTGTGCATGCCAGTCAACGTCGTACCATATGGGATCATCTACGACTTCCGTATCTCCATCGAATACAACCATTATTTGCACTGTTGGAGATTCGTCGTCCCTGCTTGTTCTTCTCTTCGCTGAAATCGTCGGAAACGATGCCCTGCCCTTGAAGTGCGACTCAAGCAGGGTTCGGGTCAACCTCTCAGCTTCCGACAGTTGATCCTTGTCGCTCATGGTTGGATTGCTCCCTGCATCAAGTATATAGTGAAGACCTATTGATCACACCGATGCTACATGAGTGTAGAGTTCGGCATCCGCCTTGGCAAGGAATCCGGACGGTGTCCACCGATGGCCGCTGACCTGATCGCCCATGGCAGCGGCTACCCGGCCACGGCACCGGTCGCTTCGTCTGTCGGCGACGAGTGTACTATGGAAGCCACGACCACGGCTGAGCGTACAGGTCCGGCGGACGGTGCCCGGCACGCCGCGAGCCGCCGCCGGTTTTGCGCCATTGCGGGAGCATTGCTCCTGTTGGCCGCCGCGGGGTGCGCAGAACCCATAACCAGCCCGTCCGACCGTGTGGACGAGATTGCCCGCCTGCCGCGCGCCTTGAGTGCGGCGGAGGTCGAGATCATCGGGGCAAACAACCGATTTGCCTTCGACCTCCTCGACCAGGCCAATCGCCCGAACGGCAATCTCCTCATTTCGCCGCTGTCGGCGTCCATGGCGCTCGGAATGACCATGAACGGAGCCTCCGGAGACACCTGGAGCCAGATGCGGGACATGCTGGGGTTCCGGAGCCTCGCCGAGGAAGAGATCAACGCCTCCTACCAGTCCCTGCTCGAGCTCCTCGTCGGACTCGATCCCGCCGTGGAGACCGCGATCGGGAACTCCGTGTGGACGCGGCAGGGCTTTCCGGTGCACTCCGACTTCCTCGATACCGTGCGCGAGAGCTTCCACGCCGAGGCGGTGGAGCTCGATTTCGCGAGTCCCGCGGCGTCCGAGCGGATCAACGAGTGGGTCAAGGCCGCGACGCGCGGTCGAATCGAGGACATCGTTCCCGCCAGGATCCCGGCCGCGGTGGTCATGTACCTGATCAACGCGATCTCCTTCAAGGGACCCTGGACCCTCCGGTTCGATCCTGCCGACACGCGACCCGAGCCGTTCCACCTGGACGACGGGTCCACTCGCACGGTGCCGCTCATGACCCTCCAGGGAGAGCTCTCCTATCAGGAGACCAGCCGGTTCCAGGCCGTGGACCTGCCGTACGGGGGAGGCGCCTTTTCGATGACCGTGCTCCTTCCGCAGTACGGCGTGAGCGTGGACGACCTCGCCACATCGCTCGGCGCAGTGGAATGGAAGGAGATCGCCGACAGCTTCCACAAGACCGACATGCAGCTCTTCATGCCGCGCTTTCGGATGGCCTACGAACGTACGCTGAATGACGATCTGGCAGCCTTGGGCATGGTCGACGCGTTCGATCGCCGGGCGGACTTCACCAGACTCTCGCCAGTCGAAGGCCTGCTGATCTCGGAGGTGAAGCAGAAGTCCTGGGTGGACGTCAACGAGGAGGGCACCGAGGCGGCCGCCGCAACCGTGGTCGAGGTGCGTGAGACGTCCGCTGCTCCCGTCTTCCGCGCCGACCGCCCGTTCCTGTTTCTCATCCGCGAGCGGCTTTCGGGCACCATCCTCTTCGTCGGCAAGCTCGCGAGCCCTCCGGATGGCTGACTCTTAGAACTTGCGGGACCAGTCGGCGGGCCAGCGTTCCACCACCACCTTGGTCTGGGTGAAGAACTCCACCGCGTGCTTGCCCTGGCCGTGCAGCACGCCGAAGAAGCTGCTGCGCCAGCCGGAGAACGGGAAGTAGGCCATCGGTGCGGCGACGCCGATGTTGATGCCGATGTTGCCCACGTCGGCGGCGTAGCGGAACTGGCGCGCGGCGCGCCCGTCGGTGGTGAACAGGCACGCCATGTTGCCGTAGCGGCCCGAGTTCACCAGTGCGATGGCGTCCTCCACCGTGTCCACCTGCATCAGCCCGAACACCGGCCCGAAGATCTCGGTGGTGGCCACGGTGCTGCCGGGCGGCACGTCGGCGATCAATGTCGGCCGCACGAACGAGCCGCCCTCCAGGCCCGGGACGGTGGCGCCGCGCCCGTCCACCACGACGCGCGCGCCCTCCTGCGCGCCGACGCCGATCAGGTGCTCGATGCGCTGCTTGCTGGCCTGGCTGATCACCGGCCCCATCTCCACCGACTCGTCCAGGCCGTCGCCGACCACGCGGTCGGTTGCCACCGCCGCCATGGCCTCGGTGAAGGCATCGCCCGCATCGCCCACGGTAATGGCCATGGAGGCGGCGAGGCAGCGCTGGCCGGCGTTGCCGTAGCAGGAGTCGACGGTGATCTGGGTGGCCATGTCGATTTCGGCGTCCGGCAGCACCACGATCGGGTTCTTGGCGCCGCCCTGCGCCTGCACCCGCTTGCCGGCGGCGGAGGCGCGCGCGTAGACGTGTTCGGCCACGGCGGTGGAGCCGACGAAGCTCACCGCGTGCACGCCGGGATGGTCGAGCAGCGCGTTGACGGTGTCGGCGCCGCCGTTGACCACGTTGAACACTCCCGCCGGCAGGCCCGCCTCCTCGACCAGCCGGGTGACCACCTGCATGGTGACCGGGGTGCGGTCGGCGGGCTTGACGATCACCACGTTGCCGCAGGCCAGCGCATAGGGGAAGAACCAGAACGGGATCATCGCCGGGAAGTTGAACGGGCACACGATCGCGCACACTCCCACCGGCTGGCGGATCATCAACTCGTCGATGCCGCGCGAGACATCCTCCAGCACGTCGCCCTGCATCATCGTGGGGATGCCGCACGCCACTTCGACGTTCTCGATGGCGCGCACCAGCTCGCCCAGCGACTCCGACAGGATCTTGCCGTTCTCGATGGTGATGACGCGCCCGATCTCCTGCGTCTCGCGCTCGAGCAGCGCCTTCAGCTTGAACAGGTACTGAATGCGCTCGCCCGGCGGCGTGCCACGCCACTCCGGGAAGGCGGCGGCGGCGGCGGCAACGGTGCGGTCCACCTCGGCCCCAGGCGACTGAGGCGTGTGTCCTATGACCTCCCCGGTGGCCGGATTGGCCACCGGCACAGTCTCGGCCCCGGCAGGCGCGCCCCACGCCCCGCCGACAAAGTTCCTGATCTCGTACGAACTACCCATGGCGCCACACTATAGCACAGCGCCGGGTCTGATCACCGCTTATTTGTCAACTCCGTCGGCGCGGCAGATTGCCAGGTATTCGACGACGCGGCGGCGGACGGACTGGCCGGCGCCGTTGCCGAATACGGCGTAGTCGCTGCTCGCGATGGTGGTGGGGCCGCGCGTTTCCAGCGTCGCCTTGAGGTCGGCCACGGACAGCAGGCCTTCGTTGCTGTAGCTCACCACGATGTACCGGGCCCTGATGCGGTCGACCAACTGGGCGAAGGCTGCGAGCGCGGTTCGGCGGCGCGAATAGTCGCTCTTCAGCGCGTCGCGCTCGAACTTCCTCGTCTTGCCGTGCAGCGGCGGCTTGGTCCACCGCGCGATGTTCTCGAGCACGTGGTAGCAGTCGACGTACTGGCGGTCATTGTAGGGCGGGTCGAGGTACGCCACGTCGGCCTCGTGGTCGGCGGCGACCTCGTTCACGTCCGCCCGGAGCACGGTGGCGCCGGCGGCAAAGCGCAGCACCGGCATGCGCAGGCGCAGCGGCGCGTACACG
Coding sequences within:
- a CDS encoding serpin family protein, with the protein product MAADLIAHGSGYPATAPVASSVGDECTMEATTTAERTGPADGARHAASRRRFCAIAGALLLLAAAGCAEPITSPSDRVDEIARLPRALSAAEVEIIGANNRFAFDLLDQANRPNGNLLISPLSASMALGMTMNGASGDTWSQMRDMLGFRSLAEEEINASYQSLLELLVGLDPAVETAIGNSVWTRQGFPVHSDFLDTVRESFHAEAVELDFASPAASERINEWVKAATRGRIEDIVPARIPAAVVMYLINAISFKGPWTLRFDPADTRPEPFHLDDGSTRTVPLMTLQGELSYQETSRFQAVDLPYGGGAFSMTVLLPQYGVSVDDLATSLGAVEWKEIADSFHKTDMQLFMPRFRMAYERTLNDDLAALGMVDAFDRRADFTRLSPVEGLLISEVKQKSWVDVNEEGTEAAAATVVEVRETSAAPVFRADRPFLFLIRERLSGTILFVGKLASPPDG
- a CDS encoding CoA-acylating methylmalonate-semialdehyde dehydrogenase; the protein is MGSSYEIRNFVGGAWGAPAGAETVPVANPATGEVIGHTPQSPGAEVDRTVAAAAAAFPEWRGTPPGERIQYLFKLKALLERETQEIGRVITIENGKILSESLGELVRAIENVEVACGIPTMMQGDVLEDVSRGIDELMIRQPVGVCAIVCPFNFPAMIPFWFFPYALACGNVVIVKPADRTPVTMQVVTRLVEEAGLPAGVFNVVNGGADTVNALLDHPGVHAVSFVGSTAVAEHVYARASAAGKRVQAQGGAKNPIVVLPDAEIDMATQITVDSCYGNAGQRCLAASMAITVGDAGDAFTEAMAAVATDRVVGDGLDESVEMGPVISQASKQRIEHLIGVGAQEGARVVVDGRGATVPGLEGGSFVRPTLIADVPPGSTVATTEIFGPVFGLMQVDTVEDAIALVNSGRYGNMACLFTTDGRAARQFRYAADVGNIGINIGVAAPMAYFPFSGWRSSFFGVLHGQGKHAVEFFTQTKVVVERWPADWSRKF